In Nilaparvata lugens isolate BPH chromosome 5, ASM1435652v1, whole genome shotgun sequence, the following proteins share a genomic window:
- the LOC120348853 gene encoding aprataxin-like isoform X3: MAGWKFSLLNSMKDPELVVKSDDEIVIMKDKYPKSQFHYLVLPKADINSTISLDSSHLPIVKYMDEQARKFIHTHYEDVVFWLGYHARPSLQRLHLHLISDDFQGSGLKNAKHWNSYTTRFFLPSSKIIDDLEKFSCVRIPEDEKCNEYLKSKLRCHKCSHCPPNMPALKKHLETHNK; the protein is encoded by the exons ATGGCAGGTTGGAAATTCAGTTTATTGAATTCTATGAAAGATCCAGAGCTGGTCGTCAAGTCTGATGATGAGATAGTTATAATGAAGGACAAATATCCAAAATCTCAATTCCACTATCTCGTTCTACCAAAGGCTGACATAAATAGTACCATTTCCTTGGATTCTAGTCATTTGCCTATTGTGAAATACATGGATGAACAAGCCAGAAAATTCATTCACACCCACTATGAAGATGTTGTATTTTG GCTTGGTTACCATGCTCGGCCTTCCCTTCAGCGGCTGCACCTCCACCTCATAAGTGACGATTTCCAAGGATCTGGTTTGAAAAACGCTAAACATTGGAATAGTTATACGACACGGTTTTTTCTCCCCTCTTCAA AGATTATCGACGACCTGGAAAAGTTCAGCTGTGTACGAATACcagaagatgaaaaatgtaaCGAATATCTAAAGAGTAAACTAAGGTGCCACAAGTGCTCTCATTGTCCTCCAAATATGCCTGCTCTTAAAAAGCATTTGGAAACAcataataaataa
- the LOC120348853 gene encoding aprataxin-like isoform X2: MFFSPVKQSVLHERFSTQFKRAMAGWKFSLLNSMKDPELVVKSDDEIVIMKDKYPKSQFHYLVLPKADINSTISLDSSHLPIVKYMDEQARKFIHTHYEDVVFWLGYHARPSLQRLHLHLISDDFQGSGLKNAKHWNSYTTRFFLPSSKIIDDLEKFSCVRIPEDEKCNEYLKSKLRCHKCSHCPPNMPALKKHLETHNK; this comes from the exons ATGTT CTTCTCTCCAGTGAAACAATCAGTTTTACATGAGAGATTCTCTACACAATTCAAAAGAGCAATGGCAGGTTGGAAATTCAGTTTATTGAATTCTATGAAAGATCCAGAGCTGGTCGTCAAGTCTGATGATGAGATAGTTATAATGAAGGACAAATATCCAAAATCTCAATTCCACTATCTCGTTCTACCAAAGGCTGACATAAATAGTACCATTTCCTTGGATTCTAGTCATTTGCCTATTGTGAAATACATGGATGAACAAGCCAGAAAATTCATTCACACCCACTATGAAGATGTTGTATTTTG GCTTGGTTACCATGCTCGGCCTTCCCTTCAGCGGCTGCACCTCCACCTCATAAGTGACGATTTCCAAGGATCTGGTTTGAAAAACGCTAAACATTGGAATAGTTATACGACACGGTTTTTTCTCCCCTCTTCAA AGATTATCGACGACCTGGAAAAGTTCAGCTGTGTACGAATACcagaagatgaaaaatgtaaCGAATATCTAAAGAGTAAACTAAGGTGCCACAAGTGCTCTCATTGTCCTCCAAATATGCCTGCTCTTAAAAAGCATTTGGAAACAcataataaataa
- the LOC111049853 gene encoding uncharacterized protein LOC111049853 has translation MYKSFIKPVIMVNLILNILILLTTSYLAVDCVEIISTPSLVLHECIQCPGKDDLPVVLKDTVLNQVSPFHIDFSGKILVREELDDPMSMKMILSKCKSKADSTCEHYTTLKFEGVCGFVSKWKSFFGNNTLPSSCPYPAGEYEMRHGKITKDMMQMMPLSDSTWKVVSKGFKDDRMIACSVMRFSIKREARKKKD, from the exons ATGTACAAATCATTCATCAAACCTGTCATAATGGTCAATTTAATTCTGAATATTCTTATTTTACTTACAACATCTTATCTGGCCGTGGACTGTGTGGAAATCATTTCTACG CCAAGTCTGGTGTTGCATGAATGCATTCAATGCCCAGGAAAAGACGATTTGCCGGTTGTTTTGAAAGACACAGTCCTCAACCAGGTCTCTCCCTTCCATATCGACTTTTCCGGAAAGATTTTGGTCCGAGAAGAGCTGGATGATCCTATGAGT ATGAAAATGATACTGAGCAAGTGCAAGTCAAAAGCGGATTCAACATGCGAACACTACACGACTCTCAAATTTGAAGGAGTTTGCGGTTTCGTGTCTAAATGGAAGTCATTCTTTGGAAACAACACACTACCTTCCAGCTGCCCTTACCCAGCG GGAGAGTATGAAATGAGACACGGAAAAATCACAAAAGATATGATGCAGATGATGCCGCTTTCTGATTCGACCTGGAAGGTGGTCTCCAAAGGCTTCAAGGATGACAGAATGATAGCTTGTTCTGTGATGAGATTTTCAATCAAGAGAGAAGCAAGAAAGAAGAAGGACTAA
- the LOC120348853 gene encoding aprataxin-like isoform X1, translated as MWVVYCMYRSFSPVKQSVLHERFSTQFKRAMAGWKFSLLNSMKDPELVVKSDDEIVIMKDKYPKSQFHYLVLPKADINSTISLDSSHLPIVKYMDEQARKFIHTHYEDVVFWLGYHARPSLQRLHLHLISDDFQGSGLKNAKHWNSYTTRFFLPSSKIIDDLEKFSCVRIPEDEKCNEYLKSKLRCHKCSHCPPNMPALKKHLETHNK; from the exons ATGTGGGTGGTTTACTGCATGTACCGTAG CTTCTCTCCAGTGAAACAATCAGTTTTACATGAGAGATTCTCTACACAATTCAAAAGAGCAATGGCAGGTTGGAAATTCAGTTTATTGAATTCTATGAAAGATCCAGAGCTGGTCGTCAAGTCTGATGATGAGATAGTTATAATGAAGGACAAATATCCAAAATCTCAATTCCACTATCTCGTTCTACCAAAGGCTGACATAAATAGTACCATTTCCTTGGATTCTAGTCATTTGCCTATTGTGAAATACATGGATGAACAAGCCAGAAAATTCATTCACACCCACTATGAAGATGTTGTATTTTG GCTTGGTTACCATGCTCGGCCTTCCCTTCAGCGGCTGCACCTCCACCTCATAAGTGACGATTTCCAAGGATCTGGTTTGAAAAACGCTAAACATTGGAATAGTTATACGACACGGTTTTTTCTCCCCTCTTCAA AGATTATCGACGACCTGGAAAAGTTCAGCTGTGTACGAATACcagaagatgaaaaatgtaaCGAATATCTAAAGAGTAAACTAAGGTGCCACAAGTGCTCTCATTGTCCTCCAAATATGCCTGCTCTTAAAAAGCATTTGGAAACAcataataaataa